In Perognathus longimembris pacificus isolate PPM17 chromosome 23, ASM2315922v1, whole genome shotgun sequence, a single genomic region encodes these proteins:
- the C23H16orf91 gene encoding protein CCSMST1, with product MTSGFRFCATEVAHCAERRAEVAMRGVLSAPAAGAVRALRLVGWARSLHSPPGGSVPPSRPPTEGDEEEDPSRPFPFSPSGANPFRWTVLHSLGKNQQRSGWKVLPFGCFFLVVVVWCYLRGENSADQWWRRVLVEEAPEPGDSAEEFGTPAPTGREVNRV from the exons ATGACGTCCGGTTTCCGCTTTTGTGCGACGGAAGTGGCGCATTGCGCCGAGCGCCGAGCCGAGGTCGCGATGCGGGGTGTCTTGAGTGCACCTGCGGCCGG GGCCGTGCGGGCGCTGCGGCTTGTGGGCTGGGCTCGAAGCTTGCACTCACCGCCCGGCGGCAGCGTTCCACCTTCCCGACCTCCGACAGAGGGGGACGAGGAGGAAGACCCCAGCCGCCCCTTTCCTTTTTCACCCAGTGGAGCCAACCCGTTCCGTTGGACGGTGCTGCACTCCTTGGGAAAGAACCAGCAGCGTTCCGGGTGGAAAGTGCTGCCCTTCGGCTgcttcttcttggtggtggtcgtCTGGTGCTACCTGAGGGGGGAGAACAGCGCGGACCAATGGTGGAGGAGGGTGCTGGTCGAAGAGGCGCCGGAGCCCGGGGATAGTGCTGAGGAGTTCGGAACTCCGGCGCCTACGGGGCGAGAAGTTAACAGGGTGTAA